A section of the Candidatus Limnocylindrales bacterium genome encodes:
- a CDS encoding RNA methyltransferase yields the protein MPDLLVAIVHYPVYDKHGDVVTSAVTNIDVPDIARSCRTYGVSGFYVVTPVQAHRALISRVMQHWEAEEQRDYNPSRNEALSLLRLESDLEGVGIDVERRYGSLPRMFATSAKRHASATSFEDMRRMLESDGPPWLMLLGTGSGLAREVLERCEAILEPIDGYRGPDAGVSGAGAVDSGGGTAAGSPEYNHLSVRAAAAVLLDRLRCPR from the coding sequence ATGCCGGATCTTCTCGTCGCGATCGTGCACTACCCCGTCTACGACAAGCACGGCGACGTGGTGACGAGCGCGGTCACCAACATCGACGTTCCCGACATCGCGCGAAGCTGCCGCACATACGGTGTTTCCGGCTTCTACGTGGTGACGCCCGTGCAGGCGCATCGCGCGCTGATCTCGCGCGTGATGCAGCACTGGGAAGCCGAGGAGCAGCGCGACTACAATCCGAGCCGCAACGAAGCGCTCTCGCTGCTGCGCCTCGAGTCCGATCTCGAAGGCGTCGGCATCGACGTCGAACGCCGCTACGGCTCGCTTCCGCGCATGTTTGCGACGAGCGCGAAGCGACACGCCTCGGCGACGAGCTTCGAGGACATGCGGAGAATGCTCGAGAGCGACGGTCCGCCGTGGCTCATGCTGCTCGGCACGGGCTCCGGCCTTGCGCGCGAAGTCCTCGAGCGCTGCGAAGCGATTCTCGAGCCGATCGACGGATATCGCGGCCCCGACGCTGGAGTTTCCGGTGCCGGTGCGGTCGATTCCGGGGGTGGGACCGCTGCCGGTTCGCCCGAGTACAACCATCTGTCGGTCCGGGCCGCGGCCGCCGTTCTCCTTGACCGCCTTCGATGTCCGCGGTAA
- a CDS encoding ABC transporter ATP-binding protein yields the protein MNGTTTLLQVENLVTSFRTMDGIVRAVDGVSLTVGKGETVALVGESGCGKSVTALSIMRLVQGPAGRIDSGRVLLDGVDLATLAESEMRKIRGARIGMIFQEPMTSLNPVLTIGFQIAEAVELHRRVSRAEAWKEAVRMLDLVEIPDAESRARQYPHQLSGGMRQRVMIAMALSCGPELLIADEPTTALDVTIQAQILELLDGLRERLGMALLLITHDLGVVAERAERVLVMYAGRVVEQGPVDEVFRAPQHPYTRGLLRSLPRLGGTRARLETIRGHVPRLTELPSGCRFRDRCDFALATCADFDPPLEAFATDRSAACPVTIHTSDTSGGTT from the coding sequence TTGAACGGGACTACGACGCTTCTCCAGGTCGAGAACCTGGTGACCTCGTTCCGGACGATGGACGGCATCGTGCGTGCGGTCGACGGCGTGAGCCTGACGGTCGGCAAAGGCGAGACCGTCGCGCTGGTCGGTGAATCCGGCTGCGGAAAGAGCGTGACCGCGCTGTCGATCATGCGTCTGGTGCAGGGCCCGGCGGGACGCATCGATTCCGGCAGGGTTCTGCTCGACGGCGTCGACCTTGCGACCCTTGCAGAGAGCGAGATGCGCAAGATACGCGGCGCACGCATCGGAATGATCTTCCAGGAGCCGATGACGTCGCTCAATCCGGTGCTGACGATCGGATTCCAGATCGCCGAGGCGGTCGAGCTCCATCGCAGGGTTTCGCGCGCCGAAGCGTGGAAGGAGGCCGTGCGCATGCTCGACCTCGTCGAGATTCCCGATGCCGAGTCGCGCGCGCGCCAGTATCCGCATCAGCTGAGCGGCGGCATGCGCCAGCGCGTGATGATCGCGATGGCGCTTTCGTGCGGGCCGGAGCTGCTGATCGCCGACGAGCCGACGACGGCGCTCGACGTGACGATCCAGGCGCAGATCCTCGAGCTGCTCGACGGCCTGCGCGAACGCCTCGGCATGGCGCTATTGCTGATCACGCACGATCTCGGCGTGGTGGCCGAGCGCGCCGAGCGCGTGCTCGTGATGTACGCGGGCCGTGTCGTCGAGCAGGGCCCGGTCGACGAAGTGTTCCGCGCGCCGCAGCATCCGTACACCCGCGGCCTTCTGCGCTCGCTCCCGCGGCTCGGCGGAACGCGCGCACGCCTCGAGACGATTCGCGGGCACGTTCCGCGCCTGACCGAGCTGCCGTCGGGTTGCCGCTTCCGCGACCGCTGCGACTTCGCGCTGGCGACGTGCGCGGATTTCGATCCGCCGCTGGAGGCGTTCGCCACCGACCGCAGCGCGGCGTGCCCGGTGACCATCCATACGTCGGACACTTCGGGAGGAACGACGTGA
- the rplS gene encoding 50S ribosomal protein L19, which produces MDVIKALNTEQLRSDIPEFRPGDTLRVHGIIVEGDKERIQVFEGVCIRRQGGGPAATFTVRKSSYGVGVERTFPIHSPRIDKIEVKSRGEVRRSRLYYLRDLSGKAARIKERKSVVS; this is translated from the coding sequence GTGGACGTCATCAAAGCCCTGAATACCGAGCAACTTCGTAGCGATATCCCCGAATTCCGTCCGGGCGACACCCTCCGCGTGCATGGCATCATCGTCGAGGGCGACAAGGAACGAATCCAGGTTTTCGAGGGAGTCTGCATCCGACGTCAAGGCGGCGGCCCGGCGGCCACCTTCACCGTCCGCAAGAGCTCGTACGGCGTCGGCGTGGAACGAACGTTTCCGATTCACTCGCCGCGCATCGACAAGATCGAAGTGAAAAGCCGCGGCGAAGTGCGTCGCAGCCGCCTTTACTACTTGCGCGATCTTTCGGGCAAGGCTGCCCGCATCAAGGAGCGCAAGAGCGTCGTTTCCTGA
- a CDS encoding AraC family transcriptional regulator, whose product MAVTRVLESPSLSVQDYRCELGPHDPSFVEIHHGFSIAYVRRGSFGYLSQGRRHDLVAGSFLVGHPGDEFLCTHDHVQGDECLSFHLTPEAAAEIDDDTRAWRVGCLPPLAELMVLGELAQSAVGGTSDVGIDEAGMLLAARFVRLATERSVGDPVARDRRRAVEAAIWIDDHSGEDIDLETAAAGAELSPFHFLRLFSSVLGVTPHQYLVRSRLRRAARLLADEDRPITDIAYEVGFGDLSNFVRTFGRAAGVSPKAFRKAARGDRKILQDRLAEFAVR is encoded by the coding sequence ATGGCCGTGACGCGAGTGCTCGAAAGTCCTTCGCTGTCGGTACAGGACTACCGCTGCGAGCTCGGACCGCACGATCCGTCGTTCGTCGAAATCCACCACGGCTTCTCGATTGCCTACGTGCGGCGGGGCAGCTTCGGCTATCTCTCGCAAGGGCGCCGGCACGATCTCGTTGCCGGTTCGTTCCTCGTCGGACATCCGGGCGACGAGTTCCTCTGCACGCACGATCACGTCCAGGGCGACGAGTGCCTTTCGTTCCATCTCACGCCCGAAGCCGCTGCGGAGATCGACGATGACACCCGGGCATGGCGCGTTGGTTGCCTGCCTCCGCTCGCGGAGCTGATGGTGCTTGGCGAGCTCGCGCAGTCGGCGGTCGGCGGAACCAGCGACGTCGGCATCGATGAGGCCGGTATGCTGCTGGCGGCGCGTTTCGTGCGGCTCGCGACCGAGCGCTCGGTCGGCGATCCGGTCGCGCGCGACCGTCGCCGCGCGGTCGAAGCCGCGATCTGGATCGACGATCATTCCGGCGAAGACATCGATCTCGAGACTGCGGCAGCGGGCGCCGAGCTGAGCCCGTTTCATTTTCTTCGACTGTTCTCGTCGGTGCTCGGCGTCACGCCGCACCAGTATCTCGTACGCTCGCGGCTTCGCCGTGCGGCCCGGCTGCTCGCGGACGAGGATCGCCCGATCACCGACATCGCGTACGAAGTCGGCTTCGGTGACCTGTCGAACTTCGTCCGCACGTTCGGCCGCGCGGCCGGAGTGTCTCCGAAAGCTTTCCGCAAGGCCGCCCGCGGCGACCGCAAGATTCTCCAAGATCGCCTCGCCGAATTCGCCGTACGCTGA
- the trmD gene encoding tRNA (guanosine(37)-N1)-methyltransferase TrmD, protein MIAFDVLTLFPEFIEAGARLGVLGRAAESGLLAVRAHQLRNYTGGSPHPVDDSPYGGGPGMVMRPEPIYAAVEDITARFSPQRRVLLTPQGAPFTQAVAARLAAAGESMLLFCGRYEGVDERVRPLFDEEISIGDYVLTGGELGALVVIDAVARLVPGVLGSADSPAAESFSDPALLEYPQYTRPAEFRGMGVPSVLTSGNHAAIDRWRREQALERTAARRPDLASKKRD, encoded by the coding sequence ATGATCGCGTTCGACGTCCTGACGCTGTTTCCCGAATTCATCGAGGCGGGCGCGCGCCTCGGCGTGCTCGGCCGTGCGGCAGAATCCGGTCTGCTCGCCGTCCGCGCGCATCAGCTTCGCAACTACACCGGCGGCAGCCCGCATCCGGTCGACGATTCGCCGTACGGCGGTGGTCCCGGAATGGTGATGCGTCCAGAGCCGATCTATGCGGCGGTCGAAGACATCACGGCACGCTTCTCTCCGCAGCGGCGCGTCCTGCTCACTCCGCAGGGAGCGCCGTTCACGCAGGCCGTTGCGGCGCGCCTCGCGGCGGCCGGCGAATCGATGCTGCTGTTCTGCGGTCGTTACGAAGGCGTCGACGAACGCGTGCGCCCGCTGTTCGATGAAGAGATCTCGATCGGCGACTACGTGCTGACCGGCGGCGAGCTCGGCGCGCTGGTCGTGATCGACGCGGTCGCGCGGCTGGTCCCGGGCGTGCTCGGCAGCGCGGATTCGCCGGCGGCCGAAAGCTTCAGCGATCCGGCGCTGCTCGAGTATCCGCAGTACACGCGGCCGGCCGAGTTTCGCGGCATGGGCGTGCCGAGCGTGCTGACGTCGGGCAATCACGCGGCGATCGACCGCTGGCGGCGCGAGCAGGCGCTCGAACGCACGGCCGCGCGCCGGCCGGACCTCGCTTCAAAAAAGCGGGACTGA
- a CDS encoding class I adenylate-forming enzyme family protein — translation MTTSQSPALPPGFPAMSIVQAHQLLVSAAGSPFEIEEREIRGVRIRTWKNAPPTLKEVHDVNRPFGARTYIVLEDERVTFDAHRAAVGHLAARLVADGVKKGDRVAIIMRNVPEWSVAFWAASVIGAIVTPLNAWWTGPELEYGLCDSGSKIALMDAERWERVREHVDRCPSLTRIYVSRSTNEIADPRVARLEDVIGAPDSWASLSPIEPPQVAIAPDDDAAIFYTSGTTGKPKGAIITHRNIISNFYNALCAQARSFVRRGEKLPAPDPAAPQKATLLSVPFFHATGCFAVMIPAMMGGTKLVLQRRWNADQALELIEREKINTAGGVPTIAWQIIEHPRFDEFDLSSLETISYGGAPSAPELVRRLKERFPGLKPGQGWGMTETSATATSNFAEDYERKPMSCGVVPPTGEAKIVGAKGETLPAGEVGELWYRGPIVVRGYWQNSIATAETFVDGWVKTGDLAKIDEEGFVYIVDRAKDMLIRGGENIYCVEVENALYDHPAVMDAAVIGVPHRTLGEEPVAAVHLKPGANATEDELRHFVAQRLAAFKVPVRIVFLPETLPRNANGKIVKKELKSIFTA, via the coding sequence ATGACGACTTCCCAGTCGCCCGCCTTGCCGCCCGGTTTTCCCGCAATGTCGATCGTGCAGGCCCACCAGCTGCTGGTGTCCGCAGCGGGCTCGCCGTTCGAGATCGAGGAACGCGAGATCCGCGGCGTTCGCATCCGTACGTGGAAGAATGCTCCGCCGACGCTGAAGGAAGTCCACGACGTCAACCGGCCGTTCGGCGCGCGCACGTACATCGTGCTCGAAGACGAGCGCGTGACGTTCGATGCGCATCGCGCCGCGGTCGGCCATCTGGCCGCGCGCCTTGTGGCTGACGGCGTAAAGAAGGGCGACCGCGTTGCGATCATCATGCGCAACGTTCCCGAATGGTCGGTGGCGTTCTGGGCGGCGTCGGTAATCGGCGCGATCGTCACGCCGCTGAACGCGTGGTGGACCGGGCCGGAGCTCGAATACGGTCTTTGCGACTCCGGGTCGAAAATCGCGCTCATGGATGCGGAGCGCTGGGAACGCGTGCGCGAGCACGTGGACCGCTGCCCGAGCCTTACGCGAATCTATGTGAGCCGCTCGACCAACGAGATTGCGGATCCGCGCGTCGCGCGCCTCGAGGACGTCATCGGCGCGCCGGACTCGTGGGCATCGCTTTCGCCGATCGAGCCGCCTCAGGTCGCGATCGCGCCGGACGACGACGCGGCGATCTTCTACACGTCGGGCACGACCGGAAAGCCGAAAGGCGCGATCATCACGCATCGCAACATCATCTCGAATTTCTACAACGCGCTGTGCGCGCAGGCGCGCTCGTTCGTGCGTCGCGGCGAAAAGCTGCCGGCGCCGGATCCCGCCGCGCCGCAGAAAGCGACGCTGCTGTCGGTGCCGTTCTTCCATGCCACCGGATGCTTCGCGGTGATGATCCCGGCGATGATGGGCGGCACCAAGCTCGTGCTGCAGCGCCGCTGGAACGCGGATCAGGCCCTCGAGCTGATCGAGCGCGAGAAGATCAACACCGCGGGCGGCGTACCGACGATCGCGTGGCAGATCATCGAGCACCCTCGCTTCGACGAGTTCGACCTGTCGTCACTCGAGACCATCTCGTACGGCGGCGCGCCGTCGGCGCCCGAGCTGGTGCGCCGTCTGAAGGAGCGCTTTCCCGGCCTCAAGCCGGGGCAGGGCTGGGGCATGACCGAAACCTCGGCCACCGCGACCAGCAATTTCGCCGAGGACTACGAGCGCAAGCCGATGAGCTGCGGCGTGGTGCCGCCGACCGGCGAAGCGAAGATCGTCGGTGCGAAAGGCGAGACGCTGCCGGCGGGAGAAGTCGGCGAGCTCTGGTATCGCGGACCGATCGTGGTGCGCGGCTACTGGCAGAACTCCATAGCTACGGCCGAGACGTTCGTCGACGGCTGGGTGAAGACCGGCGATCTCGCGAAGATCGACGAGGAAGGTTTCGTCTACATCGTCGATCGCGCCAAGGACATGCTGATTCGCGGCGGTGAGAACATCTACTGTGTCGAGGTCGAGAACGCGCTGTACGATCATCCGGCGGTGATGGACGCCGCCGTGATCGGCGTGCCCCATCGCACGCTCGGCGAGGAGCCGGTTGCCGCCGTGCACCTCAAGCCGGGCGCCAATGCGACTGAAGACGAGCTGCGGCATTTCGTCGCGCAGCGCCTCGCCGCGTTCAAGGTGCCGGTGAGGATCGTGTTCCTGCCGGAGACGCTGCCGCGCAACGCCAACGGCAAGATCGTGAAGAAGGAGCTCAAGTCGATCTTCACAGCGTGA
- a CDS encoding dipeptide ABC transporter ATP-binding protein yields MSAAIATDASAAGSPLVRAVGLTKEFRISSGPLGKSRTLRAVDAVDLEIREGRTLGIVGESGCGKSTLGRLLLRLLEPTAGRVEFDGVDLASLDRRSLRAARRHMQIVFQDPYASLNPRMRIGRSVGEGLEAHGIASGSDLRARVGDLLDRVGLGTDSYDRYPHEFSGGQRQRIGIARALALSPRFIVADEPVSALDVSIGAQILNLLMDLQEERGLAFAFISHDLRVVEHISHDMAVMYLGRVVETAPSARIYAAPQHPYTQALLSAVPTVDGATRKQRIVLGGDVPSPVDPPSGCVFHPRCPYAFDRCRVEVPALVDRDGHKAACHLLDAVQP; encoded by the coding sequence GTGAGCGCGGCCATTGCGACAGATGCTTCGGCAGCCGGCTCGCCGCTGGTGCGCGCCGTGGGACTGACGAAAGAGTTCCGCATCAGCTCGGGTCCGCTCGGAAAGTCACGCACGCTGAGGGCGGTCGACGCGGTCGATCTCGAGATCCGCGAAGGCCGCACGCTCGGAATCGTCGGCGAATCGGGCTGCGGAAAGTCCACGCTCGGGCGCCTGCTGCTGCGTCTTCTCGAGCCGACGGCGGGACGCGTCGAGTTCGACGGGGTCGATCTGGCGTCGCTCGATCGGCGCTCGCTTCGCGCCGCGCGCCGCCACATGCAGATCGTGTTCCAGGATCCGTACGCGTCGCTCAATCCGCGCATGCGGATCGGGCGCAGCGTCGGCGAAGGCCTCGAAGCGCACGGCATCGCCTCCGGAAGCGATCTCCGCGCGCGCGTCGGCGATCTGCTCGACCGCGTTGGTCTCGGAACCGACTCCTACGATCGCTATCCGCACGAATTCAGCGGCGGGCAGCGCCAGCGGATCGGCATCGCGCGTGCGCTGGCGCTGTCGCCGCGCTTCATCGTCGCGGACGAGCCGGTCTCGGCGCTCGACGTCTCGATCGGCGCGCAGATCCTCAATCTGCTGATGGATCTGCAGGAGGAGCGCGGCCTCGCGTTCGCGTTCATCTCGCACGATCTGCGCGTGGTCGAGCACATCAGCCACGACATGGCGGTCATGTATCTCGGACGCGTGGTGGAGACGGCACCGTCGGCGCGCATCTATGCGGCGCCGCAGCATCCCTACACGCAGGCGCTGCTGTCGGCCGTGCCGACGGTCGACGGCGCAACGCGAAAGCAGCGGATCGTGCTCGGCGGCGACGTGCCGAGCCCGGTCGATCCTCCGAGCGGATGCGTGTTCCATCCGCGCTGCCCGTACGCATTCGATCGCTGCCGCGTCGAGGTGCCGGCGCTCGTCGATCGCGACGGGCACAAGGCCGCGTGCCATCTGCTCGACGCGGTGCAGCCCTAG
- the rpsP gene encoding 30S ribosomal protein S16 codes for MSVKIRLSRHGSKKRPFYRVVVADERAPRDGRSIVSVGTYDPLVEPAKIKLDAETIGSWLKKGARPTPIVAKLMKQAGIPSA; via the coding sequence ATGTCCGTCAAGATCCGCCTCAGCCGACACGGCAGCAAGAAAAGGCCCTTTTACCGGGTCGTGGTCGCCGACGAGCGCGCGCCGCGCGACGGCCGCAGCATCGTTTCGGTCGGCACTTACGATCCCCTCGTGGAACCGGCGAAGATCAAGCTTGACGCGGAGACAATCGGATCATGGTTGAAGAAGGGAGCGAGGCCGACACCGATCGTGGCGAAGTTGATGAAGCAGGCGGGAATCCCGTCGGCGTAA
- a CDS encoding KH domain-containing protein produces MLHPEAVEVKQNSAEHATSFELHVHKEDLGRVIGKQGRTAKSLRTILNAAASRLQHKASLEIIEE; encoded by the coding sequence GTGCTTCATCCCGAAGCCGTCGAGGTCAAGCAGAACTCCGCCGAGCATGCGACCAGCTTCGAGCTCCACGTCCACAAGGAAGACCTCGGGCGCGTGATCGGCAAGCAGGGCCGCACGGCCAAGTCCTTGCGAACGATCCTCAACGCGGCCGCCTCGCGTCTCCAGCACAAGGCCTCTCTCGAAATCATCGAGGAGTAA
- a CDS encoding helix-turn-helix domain-containing protein: MARSSTTSPGTSATRTVRGSRTGRPVMALLDLLGRRWTMRVLWELRSGRQTFRALQEACDGISPAVLNQRLRELRDARLVDLADGAGYGLTSLGTELLEKFSPIVGWAEKWAKRKS; encoded by the coding sequence ATGGCCAGATCATCCACGACCAGCCCAGGCACGTCCGCGACGCGAACCGTGCGCGGCTCGCGCACCGGCCGCCCCGTGATGGCGCTGCTCGACCTGCTCGGTCGCCGCTGGACGATGCGCGTGCTGTGGGAGCTCCGCAGCGGCCGTCAGACCTTTCGTGCACTGCAGGAAGCCTGCGACGGCATCAGTCCGGCGGTTCTCAACCAGCGGCTGCGCGAGCTGCGCGACGCTCGCCTCGTCGATCTTGCCGACGGCGCCGGTTACGGGCTGACATCTCTCGGCACCGAGCTTCTCGAGAAGTTCTCTCCGATCGTCGGCTGGGCGGAGAAATGGGCGAAGCGAAAAAGCTGA
- a CDS encoding sialate O-acetylesterase has product MMPRTSSTRRLLLLAALLLAAPAHADVSMTTDVEWGAPTPLFSNGMILQREMTVPIFGKADAGESVTVTFNGQQKSTVTGADGRWRIDLDPMVAGGPLTMTVTGNNTIVISDVRIGEVWIAGGQSNMRRLPVERSVLDAHPTVRTLIRTGWNDQPGINPYKFALDLEESLGVPIGILNLAVSGSSVASWLGTTGATDPDPAVQPYLIDDWGINYRRLVKPLQPFRFRGVIWWQGEEDARHPQRHRTLYPAVIRSWRAEWGNGDFPWISMQVPTGRGLRADRSVSALPSNASASDKDSFIRQTYVRALAEFPYTSFASSLDLKGGTHPPDTDAYSTRLFYQALALVYGESFLYSGPLFSSMEIEGSTIRIHYRNDTDDGLTAQGGGPIQGFAITGDNVTWHWADVAVDGNDIVLSSASVASPVAARYAWGNRPTWANLVNAAGLAAAAFSTEVTPGEYGP; this is encoded by the coding sequence ATGATGCCGCGCACAAGCTCGACAAGACGGTTGCTGCTTCTTGCGGCTCTGCTGCTGGCAGCACCCGCGCATGCCGACGTGAGCATGACGACCGACGTCGAGTGGGGAGCCCCTACCCCGCTATTCAGCAACGGCATGATCCTTCAGCGCGAGATGACGGTGCCGATCTTCGGAAAAGCCGACGCCGGCGAGTCGGTCACCGTCACGTTCAACGGCCAGCAGAAGTCCACGGTCACCGGAGCCGACGGCAGATGGCGCATCGACCTCGATCCCATGGTGGCCGGTGGTCCGCTCACGATGACGGTCACCGGAAACAACACGATCGTCATTTCCGACGTCCGCATCGGTGAGGTCTGGATTGCCGGCGGCCAGTCGAACATGCGAAGGCTGCCGGTCGAGCGCAGCGTGCTCGACGCGCATCCGACAGTGCGCACGCTGATCCGCACCGGATGGAACGATCAGCCGGGCATCAATCCGTATAAATTCGCGCTCGATCTCGAAGAGAGCCTCGGGGTTCCGATCGGCATCCTGAATCTGGCCGTGAGCGGCTCGAGCGTTGCGTCGTGGCTCGGCACGACTGGTGCGACCGATCCGGATCCCGCCGTCCAGCCGTACCTCATCGACGACTGGGGCATCAACTATCGCCGGCTCGTCAAGCCGCTTCAGCCGTTCCGCTTTCGCGGCGTCATCTGGTGGCAGGGCGAGGAAGACGCGCGCCATCCGCAGCGGCATCGCACGCTGTATCCCGCGGTGATCCGCTCATGGCGCGCGGAATGGGGCAACGGAGACTTTCCGTGGATCTCGATGCAGGTCCCGACCGGCCGCGGACTGCGCGCGGACCGCTCGGTCAGTGCGCTGCCTTCCAACGCATCGGCGTCCGACAAGGACTCGTTCATTCGCCAGACCTACGTTCGCGCGCTCGCCGAGTTTCCGTACACGAGCTTCGCGTCGTCGCTCGATCTCAAGGGCGGCACCCATCCGCCGGACACCGATGCGTACTCGACCCGCCTGTTCTACCAGGCTCTCGCGCTCGTCTACGGCGAAAGCTTTCTTTACTCGGGCCCGCTGTTTTCCTCGATGGAGATCGAAGGCAGCACGATCCGGATCCATTATCGCAATGATACCGACGACGGCCTCACCGCGCAGGGCGGCGGCCCGATCCAGGGTTTTGCGATCACCGGCGACAACGTGACGTGGCACTGGGCCGATGTCGCGGTCGACGGCAACGACATCGTGCTGTCGAGCGCGAGCGTCGCGAGCCCGGTGGCCGCGCGCTACGCGTGGGGCAATCGACCGACGTGGGCGAATCTCGTCAACGCAGCGGGTCTCGCTGCGGCGGCGTTCAGCACGGAGGTCACGCCGGGAGAATACGGGCCGTAA
- a CDS encoding amidase, with amino-acid sequence MTTPGNSSHRVSAFADDALGSDDAVEIRRRLAAGEVSCTQIVSAAIERARAAGPALNAIAHERFDRALEEARGNNHGAFGGIPTFVKDTDAVEGLPLRMGSHALPDAPQPKSSQFVKQLLGTGLICLGKTTLPELGLTATTESLAYGPTCNPWNTAHSTGGSSGGSAALVAAGVVPLAHANDGGGSIRIPASCCGLVGLKPSRARLVGADGGRLFPIDIISQGVVTRSVRDTAAFLAAAEQVKPSRRYAPVGMVEGAGGKGLRIACFTDSAHGVESHPDCTRAVVETAELCESLGHHVDRIRCPYDEHVVDDFFAYWGFAPFGLGLVGRWVFGPGYDHSRIDAWSHGLAEQFRRNIWRMPGVLRRLRSFAQRYDAFFARYDVLLSPTLAEPPMPLGYISPDIPFATAVERVMRYAAFTPVQNLSGGAAISLPLGRSADDLPIGVQLGGDRGSERRLLELAYALEEARPWPTLAGNSH; translated from the coding sequence ATGACGACGCCCGGGAATTCGAGCCACCGCGTTTCGGCCTTCGCCGACGATGCCCTCGGCAGCGATGATGCCGTGGAGATCCGACGGCGCCTCGCTGCCGGCGAGGTGAGTTGCACGCAGATCGTCAGCGCCGCCATCGAACGTGCACGCGCCGCCGGTCCGGCCCTGAATGCCATTGCGCACGAAAGATTCGACCGTGCGCTGGAAGAAGCCCGCGGCAACAACCACGGCGCCTTCGGAGGCATCCCGACTTTCGTCAAGGATACCGATGCAGTCGAAGGTTTGCCGTTGCGCATGGGCAGCCATGCGTTGCCGGATGCACCGCAGCCCAAGTCGTCCCAGTTCGTGAAGCAGCTGCTGGGCACCGGGCTGATCTGTCTCGGCAAGACCACGCTGCCGGAGCTCGGCCTGACCGCCACCACCGAATCGCTCGCGTACGGACCGACGTGCAACCCGTGGAACACCGCTCATTCGACGGGCGGTTCTTCCGGCGGCTCGGCGGCGCTGGTGGCTGCGGGGGTGGTTCCGCTTGCGCACGCCAACGACGGCGGAGGCTCGATTCGAATACCCGCTTCCTGTTGCGGCCTGGTCGGCCTCAAGCCGTCGCGCGCGCGGCTCGTCGGCGCGGACGGCGGCAGGCTGTTTCCGATCGACATCATCTCGCAGGGAGTCGTCACGAGATCGGTGCGCGACACCGCAGCGTTTCTTGCCGCAGCCGAACAGGTCAAGCCTTCGCGCCGCTACGCACCGGTCGGCATGGTCGAAGGAGCAGGCGGCAAAGGACTTCGCATCGCGTGCTTCACCGACTCGGCGCACGGCGTGGAAAGTCACCCCGACTGCACGCGAGCCGTCGTCGAGACGGCCGAGCTTTGCGAATCCCTCGGTCACCACGTCGACCGGATCCGCTGCCCGTACGATGAACACGTCGTCGACGACTTCTTCGCGTACTGGGGCTTTGCGCCGTTCGGGCTCGGCCTCGTCGGGCGCTGGGTATTCGGCCCGGGCTACGATCATTCGCGCATCGATGCGTGGAGCCACGGCCTGGCCGAACAGTTTCGCCGCAACATCTGGCGCATGCCCGGCGTGCTGCGGCGGCTGCGCAGTTTTGCGCAGCGCTACGACGCATTCTTTGCGCGCTACGATGTCCTGCTTTCTCCGACGCTGGCCGAGCCGCCGATGCCGCTCGGCTACATCAGCCCCGACATTCCGTTCGCGACGGCCGTCGAACGGGTCATGCGTTATGCGGCATTCACTCCGGTGCAGAACCTGAGCGGCGGCGCGGCGATCTCGCTGCCACTCGGCAGAAGCGCGGACGATCTGCCGATCGGCGTGCAACTCGGCGGCGATCGCGGCTCGGAGCGAAGGCTGCTCGAGCTGGCCTATGCGCTCGAGGAAGCGCGGCCGTGGCCGACGCTCGCCGGGAATTCGCACTGA
- the rimM gene encoding ribosome maturation factor RimM (Essential for efficient processing of 16S rRNA), which translates to MPAAAAKSPVTLGYVSRPNGLQGAVVVHSDPSMTGMFAKGLEVELRPRSGTVLRTTVRSASHVKDGVRVTFDRVADRDAAEALVGATIVVERNALGEMREGEYLDTDLVGLEVRAHDNRALGRLVEVIATGANDVYVVAAADGSEILIPATANAEIEVDLAAGRMTVAAEALEYGAPPQKNDEESR; encoded by the coding sequence ATGCCTGCGGCCGCAGCAAAATCCCCCGTCACGCTCGGTTACGTCTCGAGGCCCAACGGCCTTCAGGGCGCCGTCGTCGTGCACAGCGATCCGTCGATGACGGGGATGTTCGCCAAAGGGCTCGAGGTCGAGCTCCGGCCACGCAGCGGCACGGTACTGCGGACGACAGTTCGCAGCGCGTCCCATGTGAAGGACGGCGTGCGCGTCACGTTCGACCGCGTCGCCGATCGCGACGCCGCCGAAGCGCTCGTCGGTGCGACGATCGTCGTCGAACGCAACGCGCTCGGCGAGATGCGCGAAGGCGAATACCTGGACACCGACCTCGTCGGCCTCGAAGTCCGGGCGCACGACAACCGCGCTCTTGGGCGGCTCGTGGAAGTGATCGCGACGGGCGCCAACGACGTGTACGTAGTCGCTGCGGCCGACGGTTCGGAGATCCTGATTCCGGCAACCGCGAACGCCGAGATTGAAGTCGACCTTGCGGCCGGGCGCATGACCGTGGCGGCCGAAGCGCTCGAATATGGAGCGCCCCCGCAGAAGAACGACGAAGAATCGCGATGA